From Bradysia coprophila strain Holo2 unplaced genomic scaffold, BU_Bcop_v1 contig_324, whole genome shotgun sequence, the proteins below share one genomic window:
- the LOC119079349 gene encoding probable tRNA (uracil-O(2)-)-methyltransferase, which translates to MSNLTITQTAELHTQIRDIRFKMNQSERKCLSTVTNPQNFWKTIKLYLDIPHTVNKRLAGTVPWSYCKTSHGISSDNFIALRNYLRNEREYNGDSVLGFLKENHVDAMRCPAAFLDNMASTAGKRDTALQDDKVLILRRLLPKNKNLYSTINELVLIDFSSKSASFVPVDATNGVSPFSFMVSLTSDNLISVEVIGDDESDKKVFIWIKHCLLPKLVKWCDQEESENGQGIVSNVPSLSLVNIEEYNDLYNELKTKYGLEMVKIWPESTDPSKFVYEDVAIATYLLLIWRQERIKKQTTKLQSFVDLGCGNGLLVYILSSEGHPGYGVDIRKRGIWDLYPATTILKIETVIPSNKTTFLGIDWIIGNHSDELSAWLPVMACRNSFETNFFVLPCCPFEFDGTKYQRKSCQLSQYQDFLDYMLQISDVCGFETKIDRLKIPSTKRCAIIGIERTWKEEEFDKRCSDVEAFIEERTRPVSCDQSWNVNFKPRDSIQKVQNCTKVDKNVQQRIVKLIFDHLLSKKRYVDDFVNSQWNFGGIVALGDLAQIIPVELLKELKSECGGLQTLLRNNHQIFQVQQGKVQVRKPLNRNERKLQQANHKGKPFVFKPKDCWFRCFHPDGCPFSDEDCTFKH; encoded by the exons atgtcaaatttgacaataaCACAAACTGCAGAGCTTCACACTCAAATTCGAGACATTCgatttaaaatgaatcaatCGGAGAGAAAATGTCTGTCAACCGTAACAAACCCTCAGAATTTCTGGAAAACAATCAAACTCTACCTCGATATACCGCACACTGTGAATAAACGTCTAGCTGGCACCGTTCCCTGGTCATATTGTAAAACATCCCATGGCATCTCATCGGATAACTTCATAGCACTGCGGAACTATTTACGGAATGAACGGGAATACAACGGTGACTCGGTGCTAGGTTTTTTGAAGGAAAATCACGTCGATGCGATGAGGTGTCCTGCTGCTTTTCTGGACAATATGGCAAGTACAGCAGGCAAGAGAGACACCGCTCTGCAGGACGACAAAGTGTTAATACTGAGGAGGTTGCTgccgaaaaacaaaaatctctacAGCACCATCAACGAACTGGTGTTGATTG ACTTTTCATCCAAATCTGCGAGTTTTGTACCAGTGGATGCGACAAACGGTGTATCGCCATTCTCGTTCATGGTCTCACTTACCAGCGACAACTTGATTTCAGTTGAGGTAATTGGCGACGACGAGTCGGATAAGAAAGTGTTCATTTGGATAAAGCACTGCCTGCTTCCGAAATTGGTCAAATGGTGTGATCAAGAAGAGAGTGAGAATGGTCAGGGTATTGTTTCAAATGTGCCGTCACTATCTTTGGTCAACATAGAGGAATACAATGACCTGTACAATGAACTGAAAACGAAGTACGGACTGGAGATGGTTAAG ATTTGGCCGGAGTCTACCGATCCCTCGAAATTCGTTTACGAAGATGTGGCCATTGCAACCTACTTACTATTGATATGGCGACAGGAGCGCATCAAAAAGCAAACCACAAAGCTGCAATCATTCGTAGATCTTGGCTGTGGCAACGGTCTTTTGGTTTACATTTTATCGTCTGAAGGACATCCCGGCTATGGTGTAGACATTCGGAAACGAGGCATCTGGGATTTGTATCCTGCAACAACCATTCTAAAG ATCGAAACCGTTATACCATCAAATAAAACGACGTTCCTGGGCATCGATTGGATTATTGGTAATCATTCCGATGAACTTTCCGCATGGCTACCGGTGATGGCGTGTCGCAACTCATtcgaaacaaatttctttgtgcTGCCTTGCTGTCCGTTCGAATTCGACGGAACGAAATATCAGCGGAAAAGCTGCCAGCTGAGTCAATATCAAGACTTTCTCGACTATATGCTGCAGATATCGGACGTGTGCGGCTTCGAAACCAAAATTGATCGATTGAAAATTCCGAGCACAAAACGGTGTGCGATCATCGGTATTGAGAGGACATGGAAGGAGGAGGAATTCGACAAGCGGTGCAGTGATGTGGAGGCGTTCATTGAGGAAAGAACGAGACCGGTTAGCTGTGATCAGTCGTGGAATGTGAATTTTAAGCCTCGTGATAGCATCCAAAAAGTTCAGAATTGCACCAAAGTCGACAAGAACGTCCAGCAACGGATAGTCAAGTTAATATTCGATCACCTTCTGTCTAAGAAGCGTTATGTCGACGATTTTGTGAATAGTCAGTGGAATTTCGGTGGAATCGTTGCACTGGGCGACCTGGCACAAATAATACCCGTGGAATTGCTGAAAGAATTGAAATCGGAATGCGGTGGCTTGCAGACGCTGTTACGaaacaatcatcaaatctTCCAAGTGCAACAGGGAAAAGTGCAGGTACGTAAACCGCTCAACagaaatgaacgaaaattacAACAGGCGAATCACAAAGGTAAGCCGTTTGTGTTCAAGCCAAAAGATTGTTGGTTCCGATGTTTTCATCCTGATGGATGTCCGTTCAGTGACGAGGACTGTACGTTTAAGCACTGA